CCGAAAAAATATTTTCTAAAATAATAAACCCTGACCCTCTGGGTTCCCCTATGTGAGCGCAAGATTTACACATAGACATTTTCTAAGAGTCCTTCCATCCCTGGAATTGGGCTTTTTTCCGCAAAAGCTACTGCTTCATCGATTTGTGATTTAATTTTTACCTCCGTCTCCTCAATATCTTTAGGGTTTAAATTCTTCTTCTCAAGCAATATTTTCTGAAATTTCAAGATGGGGTCAAAGCTTCTGACTTCTTCGATCTCCTGGGCCGATCGGTATTTTTGAGCATCCCCAGCAAAATGGCCAAACCAACGGTTGGTTTTACATTCCAGAAGCGATGGCCCTTCCCCTTTCCGAGCCCTCGCGATCATTTTCTCTGCCTCTTCCTTAACTTTTAGGACGTCATTCCCATCCACGGTCACTCCCGGTATCCCATAAGATTCTGCCCTGACACTTAGATTTTCCAGTTTCGTATGGACCTTTTGAGGCGTAAACTCTGCCCATCCATTATTTTCACAACAGAAAACGATGGGAAGATTCCAGAGGGCAGCCAGATTCAGGGATTCATGGAAAGTCCCCTCATTCGTCGCCCCGTCCCCAAAGAAGCACACCGTCACTCGGTCATTTCCTTTATATACCGAAGCAAACGCCGTCCCGAGAGAGATAGGAATTCCACCTCCCACCACCCCATTCGAGCCTATAATTCCCAAATCGTTACAGGCAATGTGCATCGAACCAGCTTTTCCCTGGCAATAACCATCTTTTCGGCCATAGATCTCTGCCATAAATCTTTTTAAATCAGCCCCTTTGGCTAATGCCTGTCCATGCCCTCTATGGGTATTTGAAATGTAATCGTTCTCTCTCAAGGCAGAGCAAACTCCAACCGGCACGGCTTCTTGGCCGATGGATACGTGGATAAATCCCGGGATTTTCCCCTGGGCAAATATTTCCAGGATTCGTTCTTCCACCCTTCGAATCTTCAACATCATGTAATACATCTGTAATAAAGTTTCTTTTTTCATTTCCTTCCCTTTAATAGAGTAAACGCTCATTCAGTTTTAAAAAAGAATTTCAGCCAATAAATTAAACAATCATCTTATTTTTTTCTTTTGGATATTCCCAAGGCTTGAATGACAAAATCGATAAGTCCGGATTTAATCTCCTCTTCCCGGAACTTTTTCTTGAGATTCCACCGCCTCAAGGGAATGAAAGCCAGAAGAAAACCGATGATGTCCGCATCCATTCGGGTTCGCCTGATGATCATCCCCTGCTTCTCTCCCCGTTCAAGGATTCTTTCCCAGAGAGCGACATAATCGCTTTCTCGCTTGAGGATGTTATGCATGGATTCTCTGTCTAAGGAGGCTGTTTCCTGATACATTAGAAGGACTAAATCTTTATAATCCCATATGATATCTGTGGTCTTACTCAGTGCTTCTTTCAATTGTTCGTAAGGATCTTTCTTGGTATTTTCGATAGTTTCCACTAAGCACTGAGTGAGCATCATGGTAAGTTGATTGTAAATTAGGTAAAGGATATCTTCCTTTTTTTTGATGTAATTATATAGAGTTCCGGGACCTAACCCCGAGGCCTTACAAATGTCGCGGATAGTTGCGAGATGATACCCCTTCTCTGTAAATATTTTGCTCGCGGCCTGGATAATCTCTTCCCTTCTTTGTTTTACAAGGGCATCATCTTTAACGTTTGTCTCAATTTCACGCTCTTCTAACTTTACTCTCATGATTGAATACTCATCAGATTTATTCTTGCCATTTCCTAAAAACTATTACTGACTGAACATTCACTCTCCTACAAAATTTTATAAAATTTGTCAAGAGAAAAATTTGAGGATGTTTGAGGAACTCAAATCTCTTGACAAACATACAGTGGTGCTGTATA
This genomic interval from Deltaproteobacteria bacterium contains the following:
- a CDS encoding thiamine pyrophosphate-dependent dehydrogenase E1 component subunit alpha, with product MKKETLLQMYYMMLKIRRVEERILEIFAQGKIPGFIHVSIGQEAVPVGVCSALRENDYISNTHRGHGQALAKGADLKRFMAEIYGRKDGYCQGKAGSMHIACNDLGIIGSNGVVGGGIPISLGTAFASVYKGNDRVTVCFFGDGATNEGTFHESLNLAALWNLPIVFCCENNGWAEFTPQKVHTKLENLSVRAESYGIPGVTVDGNDVLKVKEEAEKMIARARKGEGPSLLECKTNRWFGHFAGDAQKYRSAQEIEEVRSFDPILKFQKILLEKKNLNPKDIEETEVKIKSQIDEAVAFAEKSPIPGMEGLLENVYV
- a CDS encoding TetR/AcrR family transcriptional regulator, producing MRVKLEEREIETNVKDDALVKQRREEIIQAASKIFTEKGYHLATIRDICKASGLGPGTLYNYIKKKEDILYLIYNQLTMMLTQCLVETIENTKKDPYEQLKEALSKTTDIIWDYKDLVLLMYQETASLDRESMHNILKRESDYVALWERILERGEKQGMIIRRTRMDADIIGFLLAFIPLRRWNLKKKFREEEIKSGLIDFVIQALGISKRKK